A window from Gopherus flavomarginatus isolate rGopFla2 chromosome 4, rGopFla2.mat.asm, whole genome shotgun sequence encodes these proteins:
- the TRMT61B gene encoding tRNA (adenine(58)-N(1))-methyltransferase, mitochondrial isoform X2: MLQCARRWLSLQVLGRESRALPARGGPGKPGLVPQCGRRRANWCRALLGRGVFGASDRLGVARTREQGAPPLPSAHRLRSVRALCSGSLRDGGGAESEEQVTAGASPVADSPPAAASQADPGQLLRSRRRRAWERALSPLERVSRLIPEELLSEEIRDIRRADLGETRQEDSSENSDSHLQLPAASRSPPAQLQRDEDKTPVDTHNTSAKDVPFQAGDLILAEFRRKTYTEFKHMRNLTAVGKLNSNWGVISHLEIIGKLPGQMFRTSSGFQFLIRRPALEDFVLLMKRGPTISYPKDISAMLMMMDINQGDTVVETGTGSGGMSLFLSRAVGPRGRVISYEIRKDHHAVAKKNYRRWRDAWGIGHAEEWPDNVDFINKDILTAAEDMKSITFDAVALDMLNPQIALPVVYPNLKQGGVCAVYLANITQVIDLLEGIRTCHLSLLCERIVEVTHKDWLVLPAKQKDGRLVSRVEPQQIVDEELQPKEGEELPIRDQSVVGESDDVESLSDYVKPYGSLPYIARPYPWQTGHTAFLIKLRKYKVAYPDTAPDGSC, translated from the exons ATGCTGCAGTGTGCCAGGCGGTGGCTGAGCCTGCAAGTGCTGGGAAGGGAGAGTCGGGCGCTGCCCGCGCGAGGGGGGCCGGGGAAGCCCGGGTTGGTGCCGCAATGCGGGAGGAGGCGGGCGAACTGGTGCCGGGCGTTGCTGGGCAGGGGAGTGTTTGGGGCAAGCGATCGCTTAGGGGTCGCACGCACCCGGGAGCAGGGTGCGCCTCCCCTGCCTTCAGCCCATCGCCTCCGGTCGGTCCGAGCACTGTGTTCCGGCTCGCTCCGGGATGGAGGTGGGGCCGAGTCGGAAGAGCAGGTCACTGCCGGTGCATCGCCTGTAGCCGACTCCCCCCCGGCGGCTGCATCGCAGGCGGACCCGGGTCAGCTGCTGAGGAGCCGGAGGAGACGAGCCTGGGAAAGGGCCCTGTCGCCTCTGGAAAGAGTGAGCCGACTGATACCCGAGGAGTTGCTCTCGGAAGAGATCAGGGACATACGGCGCGCAGACCTGGGGGAAACAAGGCAGGAGGACAGCAGTGAAAACAGCGACTCTCACCTCCAGCTGCCTGCTGCCAGTAGGTCTCCCCCCGCACAGCTGCAGAGGGATGAAGACAAGACGCCTGTTGACACCCATAACACATCGGCTAAAGATGTGCCTTTCCAAGCCGGGGACTTGATTTTAGCAGAGTTTCGCAGAAAAACCTACACAGAGTTTAAACATATGCGTAACCTGACAGCTGTCGGGAAATTGAATAGCAACTGGGGAGTTATTAGCCACCTGGAGATAATAGGCAAGCTACCGGGCCAAATGTTTAGGACTTCTAGTGGGTTTCAGTTCCTGATAAGGAGACCAGCCTTAGAAGATTTTGTGCTTTTGATGAAGAGAGGACCTACTATTTCATATCCAAAG GATATTAGTGCAATGCTGATGATGATGGATATCAACCAAGGAGACACTGTGGTGGAAACTGGTACTGGGTCTGGTGGGATGAGCTTGTTTCTATCAAGAGCAG TTGGGCCTCGAGGACGTGTTATAAGTTATGAAATCAGAAAAGATCACCATGCTGTAGCGAAGAAGAATTACAGGCGCTGGCGTGATGCATGGGGAATAGGACATGCAGAAGAGTGGCCAGATAACGTGGATTTCATTAATAAGGATATTTTAACAGCTGCTGAGGATATGAAATCTATAACATTTGATGCA GTAGCTTTGGATATGCTTAACCCTCAGATTGCTTTGCCTGTTGTGTATCCAAATCTTAAGCAGGGTGGTGTATGTGCTGTATACCTAGCAAA TATCACACAGGTTATTGATCTGTTGGAAGGAATACGGAcatgccatctctctctcttatgTGAAAGGATTGTTGAGGTGACTCACAAAGATTGGTTGGTACTCCCTGCTAAGCAGAAGGATGGTAGGTTAGTCTCAAGAGTGGAACCTCAACAAATTGTAGATGAGGAACTTCAACCGAAAGAAGGTGAAGAGCTTCCTATTCGGGATCAATCAGTAGTTGGAGAAAGTGACGACGTTG AATCACTTTCTGATTATGTCAAACCATATGGTTCACTGCCTTACATTGCTAGACCTTACCCTTGGCAAACTGGTCACACAG CATTTCTCATCAAGCTGAGGAAATATAAAGTGGCATATCCAGACACTGCTCCAGATGGCAGCTGCTAA
- the TRMT61B gene encoding tRNA (adenine(58)-N(1))-methyltransferase, mitochondrial isoform X1 has product MLQCARRWLSLQVLGRESRALPARGGPGKPGLVPQCGRRRANWCRALLGRGVFGASDRLGVARTREQGAPPLPSAHRLRSVRALCSGSLRDGGGAESEEQVTAGASPVADSPPAAASQADPGQLLRSRRRRAWERALSPLERVSRLIPEELLSEEIRDIRRADLGETRQEDSSENSDSHLQLPAASRSPPAQLQRDEDKTPVDTHNTSAKDVPFQAGDLILAEFRRKTYTEFKHMRNLTAVGKLNSNWGVISHLEIIGKLPGQMFRTSSGFQFLIRRPALEDFVLLMKRGPTISYPKDISAMLMMMDINQGDTVVETGTGSGGMSLFLSRAVGPRGRVISYEIRKDHHAVAKKNYRRWRDAWGIGHAEEWPDNVDFINKDILTAAEDMKSITFDAVALDMLNPQIALPVVYPNLKQGGVCAVYLANITQVIDLLEGIRTCHLSLLCERIVEVTHKDWLVLPAKQKDGRLVSRVEPQQIVDEELQPKEGEELPIRDQSVVGESDDVAESLSDYVKPYGSLPYIARPYPWQTGHTAFLIKLRKYKVAYPDTAPDGSC; this is encoded by the exons ATGCTGCAGTGTGCCAGGCGGTGGCTGAGCCTGCAAGTGCTGGGAAGGGAGAGTCGGGCGCTGCCCGCGCGAGGGGGGCCGGGGAAGCCCGGGTTGGTGCCGCAATGCGGGAGGAGGCGGGCGAACTGGTGCCGGGCGTTGCTGGGCAGGGGAGTGTTTGGGGCAAGCGATCGCTTAGGGGTCGCACGCACCCGGGAGCAGGGTGCGCCTCCCCTGCCTTCAGCCCATCGCCTCCGGTCGGTCCGAGCACTGTGTTCCGGCTCGCTCCGGGATGGAGGTGGGGCCGAGTCGGAAGAGCAGGTCACTGCCGGTGCATCGCCTGTAGCCGACTCCCCCCCGGCGGCTGCATCGCAGGCGGACCCGGGTCAGCTGCTGAGGAGCCGGAGGAGACGAGCCTGGGAAAGGGCCCTGTCGCCTCTGGAAAGAGTGAGCCGACTGATACCCGAGGAGTTGCTCTCGGAAGAGATCAGGGACATACGGCGCGCAGACCTGGGGGAAACAAGGCAGGAGGACAGCAGTGAAAACAGCGACTCTCACCTCCAGCTGCCTGCTGCCAGTAGGTCTCCCCCCGCACAGCTGCAGAGGGATGAAGACAAGACGCCTGTTGACACCCATAACACATCGGCTAAAGATGTGCCTTTCCAAGCCGGGGACTTGATTTTAGCAGAGTTTCGCAGAAAAACCTACACAGAGTTTAAACATATGCGTAACCTGACAGCTGTCGGGAAATTGAATAGCAACTGGGGAGTTATTAGCCACCTGGAGATAATAGGCAAGCTACCGGGCCAAATGTTTAGGACTTCTAGTGGGTTTCAGTTCCTGATAAGGAGACCAGCCTTAGAAGATTTTGTGCTTTTGATGAAGAGAGGACCTACTATTTCATATCCAAAG GATATTAGTGCAATGCTGATGATGATGGATATCAACCAAGGAGACACTGTGGTGGAAACTGGTACTGGGTCTGGTGGGATGAGCTTGTTTCTATCAAGAGCAG TTGGGCCTCGAGGACGTGTTATAAGTTATGAAATCAGAAAAGATCACCATGCTGTAGCGAAGAAGAATTACAGGCGCTGGCGTGATGCATGGGGAATAGGACATGCAGAAGAGTGGCCAGATAACGTGGATTTCATTAATAAGGATATTTTAACAGCTGCTGAGGATATGAAATCTATAACATTTGATGCA GTAGCTTTGGATATGCTTAACCCTCAGATTGCTTTGCCTGTTGTGTATCCAAATCTTAAGCAGGGTGGTGTATGTGCTGTATACCTAGCAAA TATCACACAGGTTATTGATCTGTTGGAAGGAATACGGAcatgccatctctctctcttatgTGAAAGGATTGTTGAGGTGACTCACAAAGATTGGTTGGTACTCCCTGCTAAGCAGAAGGATGGTAGGTTAGTCTCAAGAGTGGAACCTCAACAAATTGTAGATGAGGAACTTCAACCGAAAGAAGGTGAAGAGCTTCCTATTCGGGATCAATCAGTAGTTGGAGAAAGTGACGACGTTG cagAATCACTTTCTGATTATGTCAAACCATATGGTTCACTGCCTTACATTGCTAGACCTTACCCTTGGCAAACTGGTCACACAG CATTTCTCATCAAGCTGAGGAAATATAAAGTGGCATATCCAGACACTGCTCCAGATGGCAGCTGCTAA
- the SPDYA gene encoding speedy protein A: MRHNLVCQTPRTVTVHIKSSASRSHQQNKSISLKRPIFKDSQENCEKDVHNNKSKRPKGACLVIQRQEMTAFFKLFDDDLIQDFLWMDCCCKIADKYLLAMTFVYFKRASFSINEHTRLNFFVALYLANTVEEDDEESKYEIFPWALGKTWRKLFPNFLKLRDQLWGRIDYRAIVSRRCCEEVMAIAPSHYIWQRERSMHHSGAVRNYSKDEVQLPRGPSATPADCSLCGKKGRFVGLGLSSSSSSSTGTLEIMEQHVSQELKDTFPVEKMLVDPSPCCYSQGCNSLFTKERKISCMNQDKSMDWFTGNEE; encoded by the exons ATGAGACATAATCTGGTCTGTCAGACACCTCGCACTGTCACTGTTcatataaagtcaagtgcatctAGATCACACCAgcaaaataaatctattagtctaaAACGTCCTATTTTTAAAGACAGTCAGGAAAATTGTGAAAAAGATGTGCACAATAATAAGTCTAAACGTCCAAAAGGTGCATGTCTGGTTATTCAGCGTCAGGAAATGACTGCTTTCTTTAAACTATTTG ATGATGATCTAATTCAAGATTTCCTGTGGATGGACTGCTGCTGTAAAATTGCAGATAAG TATCTTTTGGCAATGACTTTTGTTTATTTCAAGAGGGCTAGCTTCAGTATAAATGAGCACACCAGACTTAATTTCTTTGTTGCTCT GTATCTTGCAAATACAGTTGAAGAAGATGATGAAGAGTCAAAGTATGAAATTTTTCCATGGGCTTTGGGAAAAACCTGGCGGAAGCTTTTCCCTAACTTCTTAAAGTTAAGAGACCAACTCTGGGGTAGAATTGACTACAGGGCTATTGTAAGCAGACGTTGCTGTGAAGAG GTAATGGCTATTGCTCCATCACATTACATATGGCAGCGAGAACGTTCCATGCATCACAGTGGGGCTGTCAGAAATTACAGCAAAGATGAAGTGCAGCTGCCCCGTGGACCAAGTGCCACACCAGCAGATTGTTCGCTTTGTGGTAAGAAAGGAAGATTTGTAGGACTGGGATTATCATCCTCATCTTCTTCATCCACTGGGACTTTGGAGATCATGGAGCAACATGTATCTCAGGAATTGAAGGACACTTTCCCAGTTGAAAAAATGCTAGTTGATCCTTCTCCTTGCTGTTATTCCCAAG GTTGCAACAGTCTATTCACCAAAGAGAGAAAGATTAGCTGCATGAATCAGGACAAATCCATGGACTGGTTTACAGGAAATGAAGAATGA